Below is a genomic region from Ketogulonicigenium vulgare WSH-001.
CCGGAAGTCGCATGCCGACCAGCCCCCCTTCCGAGTAGCCAGGTATGCCCGCAGTCTGACGTAGCATTTCTGCGGCCGCCGGCCCGCCCACGCGACTTACATCATCCTGCGACCATACGACCTCACCTTTATGCACAATGCCCGCAGGCTGATACCGCCCGCCGGGTCCAGTGTATCCGCCGGTGTCATAGCTAAGGCCGCTGCCGATCGCATTAATCAGGCCGCCGCCCCATGAGGTCGAGCCAATCAGCCCCATCATCCCCTTGACCATCTGCACCTTAGCAATCTGCATCAGCAAATCCGCAACAGCCTCGCGCGCCGATTTCGACCCATCGATGATCGAGCCAAAGAAATCTTCCAATGTCGCGCGCCCGGTATCGGATGCCTCCTTGATCTTGCCGAGCTTTTCGGCGGCTTCCTCAGCCCCGAGGCCTGCCGTCACATAGGCCTGTGCAAGTGCATCGATCTCCGCCATCAGTTCCGGCGTCATCGCGCGACCTTGCTGTTGCGCCGCGTGCAACAGCTCAGCCCGCTTACGTGCGAACTCCAGCGCATCACCATAGTCTCGCGTGCCATCAGCCACAGAAAGAATTGCAGCAGCCTCGATTTGGAAAGCCTGGGTCTCCTCCCGGATCGATTTGACTGCGTCCGTATAAGGCGTGTCATCGCGCCTGCGTCCCGATCGGCCTTGCTCGCGCCTTGCGTCCTGCGCCGCGAGATTACCAGCAGCGATATGACGGATCTGGGCCTCGGTCAGCTGCACCTCATCACTGAGCGATTGCCGACGAACGCTTGCGATCTCATTTTCCAGCGCAAGTGCTTCACGTGTCAGACCGTTGCGACGATTGGCCTCTGTGACGTAATCCGCAGCCTCGCGCTCGATCCGCTGCCCTTCGCTACGTGACGCCCCATACTCCGTCGCAGCGGCGGCGCGTGCCGCGAGCGACGGATCAGATGCCAGTGCGGCGGCCGCTGACGCGCGATCAGCTGTCCTAATCAGATCAGCAAGCGCTCCCGTCATCTGTGCAATACGACCCAGAAATGGTGCAACGTTTGGATCGGCTTCACCGATGTCTTGCAAAGCCTGCTGCGCCTCGTACGCGGACATAGTTCCTTCTTGCAATGCGACCCTGACAGCCATCAATTGCGCGATGGTTTCGCTCGCGATGTCATCATATTGAAGACCCTTCAAATAGCGATCCAACTCGCGCACGGCCTCCAACTGATCAGAAAGAATGTCGCTCATACCAGACTGCGCAATTGCATCGCGCATCGCACTGGTGGCACGCACATGATTTGCAAGAAGGCTGATGATCTCCCGCCCATCCTCTGTGAAGCTCGACGTATCAATGCTCTCTAGAGAACGGATCACATCATCAGCGCTGATGCGAAGGGCGCCGAACTCTACTGCCAAGTCCCGAACTGCGCTGAGGGCATCCTTTTCTTCACCACCCCGACCCCAACCACCGAACAAGCCGCCCGCGCTCCCGGCGCGATCGACGATCGATTGCAAGTCAACCGTCGAGACTTTCTCCAATTCCTCACGCAAGTCGCGCAAGTTTGCCAGTCGTCCGTCCAATCCATCAAGAGCGGAGCCCACCGCATCAATCGCACTCGCGGCCGGCGGCGCAACAAGTCCTAGGCGCTCCAGCTCGTCACTTACACGCTGCGTCCGGCCTTCGGCTTTCAGTGCAGCATCCGAATACATCACCAGCCCGCCGGCAACGACACCACCGAGCAAAATGCCCAGAGGCCCTGCCGCAGCACTCATGCCGCCAAGCGCCGCAGCAAGACCGCCCACGCTCGAGGCTGCGCGCATGGCTGTAACGTATTTCATGATCTCAACGGCACCGGTGCCAAAACGCACCGCAAGAGCAGCGACAGAACGACCGAGTACCGCCCCAGCCAAAACCGCCGCGACTTTCAGACCTTTATCTGCAACCGTGTCGAAGTTATCCGCAATGATCGTCAACGCATCGGCGATGCGCGCCGAGATCCCCACCGCATCATCACCGCGACCGATATATTCCAGCAGCGCGTTGTTCAGCAGCATGAAGCCATCCTGGATCGTCGCAGGCATGGCCGCAGCCTCATCGCGCAGCTTTGCCATCTGCGAGGTGATCCCGAGCAGCTCCGCCCGTCCGATCTTGCCATCCCGGCCCATCTTGCGCAGCTCGAGTGTGGTGACGCCCATCGATGCTGCGAGCGCCTGTGCCACCCGCCCCCCGGACGCAATGACGGTGTTGAGGTTGTCGCCCTGCAACGTCCCGAGCGCCATCGCGTTCGACAGTGCATTCATCACACGCGAGGCGACATCGCCTTTCGCACCGGAGACAACCAGAGCATTGTTTAGGCTCTCGACGAAGTCGAGCTGGGTATTTGTCGCGACTCCGAGATCGCCAAGCACAGACGCGAAGCTAATATAGCTGTCCGCCGTCATGCGCAGATCGGAGTAAGTCCGGCGCGCCATGTCGCTGACACGCTCCATGACATCGGTGCCGCGATCCATCGACCCAGCCGCGTTATTCACGCGACTGGTAATATCCGTCCAGGCGCTGGTCATCGCTATCAGTTGGCGGCCGCCAAGCGCCGCCGCCAAAGGCGCAAGGATCGAGCCTGCCCGCGCTTTGATATTGTTGAGGCTGCGCCCGATCTGTGTCTCCATATCCTTGAAGGATCGGGTTAAAGTCGCATTCTGGCGCTGGAACTTTGTTGTCGCGTCGCGTTCCATTTTCGCCAGACGGCCCTCGAGCCGCACAATGGATTGGGTGAACTGTTTCTCGGACAACCCAACTGGGAGCTCAAGCGGATCTTCTGAAGCCATCATTTCACCCCAAGTGCCTTCAGGCGATCGAGAGTCACCTCGCCGCCACCTTCCGTTTTGATGCCGTTAAATCGCTTCCAGGCGGCGAAGGCGCTGTGGAACTCCCACA
It encodes:
- a CDS encoding tape measure protein: MASEDPLELPVGLSEKQFTQSIVRLEGRLAKMERDATTKFQRQNATLTRSFKDMETQIGRSLNNIKARAGSILAPLAAALGGRQLIAMTSAWTDITSRVNNAAGSMDRGTDVMERVSDMARRTYSDLRMTADSYISFASVLGDLGVATNTQLDFVESLNNALVVSGAKGDVASRVMNALSNAMALGTLQGDNLNTVIASGGRVAQALAASMGVTTLELRKMGRDGKIGRAELLGITSQMAKLRDEAAAMPATIQDGFMLLNNALLEYIGRGDDAVGISARIADALTIIADNFDTVADKGLKVAAVLAGAVLGRSVAALAVRFGTGAVEIMKYVTAMRAASSVGGLAAALGGMSAAAGPLGILLGGVVAGGLVMYSDAALKAEGRTQRVSDELERLGLVAPPAASAIDAVGSALDGLDGRLANLRDLREELEKVSTVDLQSIVDRAGSAGGLFGGWGRGGEEKDALSAVRDLAVEFGALRISADDVIRSLESIDTSSFTEDGREIISLLANHVRATSAMRDAIAQSGMSDILSDQLEAVRELDRYLKGLQYDDIASETIAQLMAVRVALQEGTMSAYEAQQALQDIGEADPNVAPFLGRIAQMTGALADLIRTADRASAAAALASDPSLAARAAAATEYGASRSEGQRIEREAADYVTEANRRNGLTREALALENEIASVRRQSLSDEVQLTEAQIRHIAAGNLAAQDARREQGRSGRRRDDTPYTDAVKSIREETQAFQIEAAAILSVADGTRDYGDALEFARKRAELLHAAQQQGRAMTPELMAEIDALAQAYVTAGLGAEEAAEKLGKIKEASDTGRATLEDFFGSIIDGSKSAREAVADLLMQIAKVQMVKGMMGLIGSTSWGGGLINAIGSGLSYDTGGYTGPGGRYQPAGIVHKGEVVWSQDDVSRVGGPAAAEMLRQTAGIPGYSEGGLVGMRLPAMSSLTTADHAGPQSMSVAITVDVSGAQGDAAIEERAAVGARAAMTQVLSDYDKRFNVKVRNAMVERRKTR